In Elusimicrobiota bacterium, one DNA window encodes the following:
- the mqnC gene encoding dehypoxanthine futalosine cyclase, with translation MFDPRLLEKKILRGERLNAADGRWLLTEEVPLLELGAWANHVREAKNPGREVSFVVDSNPNYTNVCDTDCLFCAFYRRPKDADAYALTVEQVMAKVQNAVNQGATTILLQGGHNRALPFSYYVDIVRTMKERFPAVTPHCFTASEVQTMAQVSGLGVDGVLTALWDAGQRTLPGGGAEVLTENVRQKLAHKKGGPEKWLDVHRAAHQIGFRSTATMMYGHVETLEDIVEHWERIRSLQDETGGFTAFIPWSFKPQHTMLERRHPERTGPVPYLRMLAASRLYLDNFDHIQASWFSEGKKAGQASLYFGADDFGGTLIDENVHAAAGFVNKASTDEVVALIREAGFLPVQRTTLYDALKTFHPN, from the coding sequence GTGTTTGACCCGCGGCTCCTGGAAAAGAAGATCCTCCGCGGCGAGAGGCTCAACGCCGCCGACGGCCGGTGGTTGCTGACCGAGGAAGTCCCCCTTCTGGAACTCGGCGCTTGGGCCAATCACGTTCGCGAGGCGAAGAACCCCGGACGCGAGGTTTCTTTCGTCGTGGACTCAAACCCCAATTACACCAACGTGTGCGACACCGATTGCCTTTTCTGCGCTTTTTACCGCCGTCCCAAGGACGCCGACGCCTACGCTTTGACGGTGGAACAAGTCATGGCCAAGGTCCAAAACGCGGTCAACCAGGGCGCCACCACGATTCTCCTCCAGGGCGGCCACAACCGGGCTCTGCCCTTTTCGTATTACGTCGACATCGTTCGCACCATGAAGGAAAGATTCCCCGCGGTCACCCCCCACTGCTTTACGGCGTCGGAAGTTCAAACCATGGCCCAGGTGTCCGGCCTGGGCGTCGATGGCGTGTTGACGGCCCTTTGGGACGCGGGCCAGCGCACGTTGCCGGGAGGCGGGGCGGAGGTCCTCACCGAAAACGTCCGCCAAAAACTGGCGCACAAAAAAGGCGGACCGGAGAAATGGCTCGACGTGCATCGCGCCGCCCACCAAATCGGTTTTCGAAGCACCGCCACGATGATGTATGGGCACGTGGAAACGCTCGAGGACATTGTGGAGCATTGGGAGCGCATTCGCTCCTTGCAGGACGAAACGGGCGGCTTTACGGCCTTCATCCCGTGGAGTTTTAAACCCCAACACACGATGCTCGAGCGCCGCCACCCCGAGCGAACGGGGCCCGTCCCTTACTTGCGAATGTTGGCGGCCTCCCGCTTGTACTTAGACAATTTTGACCACATCCAAGCCTCCTGGTTTTCGGAAGGCAAGAAGGCCGGCCAGGCCTCGCTTTATTTCGGTGCCGACGACTTCGGCGGGACGTTGATCGATGAAAACGTCCACGCGGCCGCGGGTTTTGTGAACAAGGCTTCGACCGATGAAGTGGTGGCCCTTATCCGCGAAGCCGGTTTCCTCCCCGTCCAACGGACGACGTTGTACGACGCGTTGAAAACCTTCCATCCCAACTGA
- a CDS encoding (2Fe-2S) ferredoxin domain-containing protein, translating into MRSQPPPFPQMVYVCTNARAVGERVSCAAAERVGAQLKDELKRLVKERGLSEKIRVCSSGCMDRCEEGPNAVLCGSTGTEWVSRLALQDLPALVDRLLQTLP; encoded by the coding sequence GTGCGGTCCCAACCCCCGCCGTTCCCCCAGATGGTTTACGTTTGCACCAATGCCCGAGCCGTCGGCGAACGAGTTTCCTGCGCCGCCGCGGAACGGGTCGGCGCCCAACTCAAAGACGAACTGAAGCGCCTCGTCAAAGAGCGCGGTTTAAGTGAAAAAATCCGCGTTTGCTCCTCCGGTTGCATGGACCGGTGCGAAGAGGGCCCCAACGCCGTTCTTTGCGGCTCCACGGGCACGGAATGGGTGTCGCGCCTGGCCCTTCAGGATCTCCCGGCGTTGGTGGACCGTCTCCTACAAACGCTTCCCTAA
- the mqnE gene encoding aminofutalosine synthase MqnE, which yields MIFKDKDLPLLWDKVRAGQRLTVEDGRVLYASPDLLGLGWMADQVRRGRHADRATFVFNRQINPTNICLLSCKFCDYASKEGWDNAYVLSEKEILDRLSPELREVHIVGGLYRRWSFNDYLNVLRVIRRAYPHIQLKAYTAVEIDFFARKENISISEVLQQLKNEGLVCLPGGGAEVFSERVRKQLFPFKIGWSKWSEVHRTAHGLGIRSNATMLYGHIETSEERLDHLLKLRALQDETGGFLSFIPLAFQPGNTGIVERQTSAIDDLKTIAISRLLLDNFDHIKSYWVTVGEETTSMALRFGADDIDGTILEERIMHAAKAQTPVGMARERLLRIIREAGGLPVERDALYNVVREYPRSPASAPEITAVGAR from the coding sequence ATGATATTCAAGGACAAGGATCTCCCCCTTCTCTGGGACAAAGTGCGCGCGGGTCAACGCCTGACGGTGGAAGACGGACGCGTTCTCTACGCCAGCCCCGATTTGCTGGGCTTGGGGTGGATGGCCGACCAAGTCCGCCGGGGACGGCACGCCGACCGGGCCACCTTCGTTTTCAACCGGCAAATCAATCCCACCAATATTTGCCTGCTCTCCTGCAAGTTTTGCGACTACGCCTCCAAAGAAGGCTGGGACAACGCCTATGTCCTTTCCGAGAAGGAAATTCTCGACCGTTTGTCCCCCGAACTTCGCGAAGTCCACATTGTGGGAGGGCTTTACCGCCGATGGTCTTTCAACGATTACTTGAACGTTTTGCGGGTGATTCGCCGGGCGTACCCCCATATTCAACTCAAAGCCTACACCGCGGTTGAAATTGATTTCTTTGCCCGAAAAGAAAACATTTCCATCTCCGAAGTGCTTCAGCAATTGAAGAACGAAGGCCTGGTCTGCCTGCCCGGCGGCGGGGCCGAGGTCTTCAGCGAACGCGTGCGCAAACAACTCTTTCCCTTCAAAATTGGTTGGTCCAAGTGGTCCGAAGTCCACCGAACCGCGCACGGCCTGGGGATTCGATCCAACGCAACCATGCTCTACGGGCACATCGAAACCTCGGAGGAGCGTCTGGACCACCTGTTGAAGCTGCGCGCCTTGCAGGACGAAACGGGCGGGTTCCTGTCGTTCATCCCGCTGGCGTTTCAACCCGGCAACACGGGCATCGTGGAACGCCAAACCTCCGCCATCGACGACCTGAAAACCATCGCCATTTCGCGGCTCCTCCTGGACAATTTCGATCACATTAAATCCTACTGGGTCACCGTCGGCGAGGAGACCACGTCCATGGCGCTCCGGTTCGGGGCCGACGACATCGACGGGACCATTTTGGAGGAACGCATCATGCACGCGGCCAAAGCCCAAACCCCGGTCGGAATGGCCCGGGAACGCCTCCTGCGGATTATTCGGGAAGCCGGGGGCCTGCCGGTGGAGCGGGACGCTCTTTACAATGTCGTGCGCGAATACCCGCGGTCCCCGGCTTCCGCCCCGGAAATCACGGCGGTGGGGGCCCGATGA
- a CDS encoding menaquinone biosynthesis protein encodes MMALRYPVRVGELAYQNTVPFRLDGRWNTMPCLSPRLLARWAEAGSIDAGVIPVVEAWRLEADFEPVGQLGIAARNRVLSVVLYSRKPWTELDRARIGLTDQTATSARLLHTLLTVRDGFQTSFRDGFRPTDDARLLIGDAALTPEPGFLRDFPHAFDLAEEWHRWQGTSFVFARWMVRKSTPPYWKALLEEALEASLEAFDRNRQNMCRQAARALRLPFSRLDEYYDGLVYRLTENERRGEALFRDLIAGPGTVRV; translated from the coding sequence ATGATGGCCCTCCGGTATCCGGTGCGGGTCGGGGAATTGGCCTACCAAAACACCGTTCCTTTTCGTTTGGACGGCCGGTGGAACACGATGCCCTGTCTGTCGCCTCGCCTGTTGGCTCGCTGGGCGGAGGCCGGGTCCATCGACGCCGGCGTCATTCCCGTGGTGGAGGCCTGGCGTTTGGAGGCGGACTTCGAACCGGTGGGTCAATTGGGCATCGCCGCCCGAAACCGCGTCTTAAGCGTCGTTTTGTACTCCCGGAAACCCTGGACCGAATTGGACCGCGCCCGCATCGGTCTCACGGACCAAACGGCCACCTCGGCCCGGCTTCTCCATACCCTTCTCACCGTCCGGGACGGTTTTCAGACGAGTTTCCGAGACGGGTTCCGCCCGACGGACGACGCCCGGCTTTTGATCGGCGACGCGGCCCTGACGCCGGAGCCGGGGTTTCTCCGGGATTTTCCCCACGCCTTTGACTTGGCCGAAGAATGGCATCGGTGGCAGGGGACGTCCTTTGTGTTCGCCCGCTGGATGGTTCGAAAATCCACGCCCCCCTATTGGAAAGCCCTGCTGGAAGAAGCCTTGGAAGCCTCCTTGGAAGCTTTTGATCGAAACCGACAGAACATGTGCCGGCAAGCGGCCCGCGCCCTTCGCCTTCCCTTTTCCCGTCTGGACGAGTATTACGACGGCTTGGTGTATCGTTTAACGGAAAACGAGCGGCGCGGCGAGGCGTTGTTCCGCGATTTGATCGCCGGCCCGGGGACCGTGCGTGTTTGA
- the tpx gene encoding thiol peroxidase has product MSNERKGGTTFKGNPLTLVGNEIKVGQKAPEFKAVAGDLSEVNLAKSAGKTRLIVAVPSLDTPVCDAETRKFNEGVAKVSGVQTYVVSMDLPFAQGRFCQTAGIKNLQTLSDHRDASFGAAYGTLIKELRLLSRAVFVVNAQDVVTYVEYVPEMTNHPNYEAALAALRQPAGV; this is encoded by the coding sequence ATGTCCAACGAACGCAAAGGCGGCACCACTTTTAAGGGAAATCCGCTGACCCTGGTCGGCAACGAGATTAAAGTCGGACAAAAGGCGCCGGAATTTAAGGCGGTGGCCGGCGATTTGAGCGAAGTGAACCTCGCCAAGTCGGCCGGGAAAACGCGCTTGATTGTGGCGGTTCCTTCCTTGGACACGCCCGTTTGCGACGCCGAAACCCGCAAATTCAACGAAGGCGTCGCCAAGGTCTCCGGCGTTCAAACCTACGTTGTCAGCATGGACCTGCCTTTCGCCCAGGGACGCTTTTGCCAGACGGCGGGCATCAAAAACCTTCAAACCCTCTCGGACCACCGGGACGCTTCCTTCGGCGCGGCCTATGGCACGCTGATTAAAGAATTACGCCTACTTTCTCGCGCGGTGTTTGTGGTCAACGCCCAGGACGTCGTCACCTACGTGGAATACGTTCCGGAGATGACGAACCATCCGAATTACGAAGCCGCCTTGGCCGCCCTTCGCCAACCGGCGGGGGTGTAG